A region of Oxyura jamaicensis isolate SHBP4307 breed ruddy duck chromosome 5, BPBGC_Ojam_1.0, whole genome shotgun sequence DNA encodes the following proteins:
- the VTI1B gene encoding vesicle transport through interaction with t-SNAREs homolog 1B — protein MASRGAASSEHLERLHDIFRGLHADLRGAAQRLRHGNAEEKKKLVREFDEKQREANETLREMEEELKYAPLPFRNQMMSKIRAYRRDLSIFQREIRSTDLGLGPGSQGDMKYGIFSTENEQSTNLQSQRVLLLQGTDSLNRASQSIERSHRIAAETDQIGTDIIEELGEQREQLERTKSRLVNTSENLSKSRKILRSMSRRVATNKLLLSIIIILELAILGGVVYYKFFRSR, from the exons ATGGCGAGCCGCGGGGCCGCGTCCTCGGAGCACCTGGAGCGGCTGCACGACATCTTCCGCGGGCTGCACGCCGACCTGCGCGGGGCCGCGCAGCGACTGCGCCACGGCAACGCCG aagagaaaaaaaagctagttCGAGAGTTTGATGAGAAACAACGTGAAGCAAATGAAACG ctaCGGGAAATGGAGGAAGAATTGAAGTATGCTCCTCTGCCGTTCCGCAACCAAATGATGAGCAAAATCCGGGCGTACAGAAGAGACCTCTCCATCTTCCAGAGAGAGATTAGAAGCACAGATTTGGGATTGGGCCCTGGAAGTCAAGGCGATATGAAATACGGAATCTTCTCCACCGAAAACGAACAGAGT ACTAATCTGCAGTCACAGAGAGTGCTGCTTCTCCAGGGAACAGACAGTCTGAACCGAGCCAGTCAGAGCATTGAGCGCTCGCACCGAATTGCGGCTGAGACAGATCAGATTGGCACTGATATAATTGAAGAACTTGGGGAGCAGCGAGAGCAACTGGAACGCACCAAGAGCAGA tTGGTGAATACAAGTGAAAACTTGAGCAAGTCTCGTAAGATTCTGCGTTCCATGTCCAGGAG AGTAGCCACTAATAAGTTGTTGCTGTCAATCATCATCATCCTGGAACTAGCCATCCTAGGAGGAGTGGTCTACTACAAGTTCTTTCGCAGCAGATGA
- the LOC118167764 gene encoding retinol dehydrogenase 12-like — protein MAAAAMSCWGVALGAAVGFPLLLLAAAPCIRRFVAGGRCESAARLDGKVAVITGANTGIGKETARELARRGARVIIACRDTAKGEAAASEIRAETGNPQVVVKKLDLADTKSIREFAASFLAEEKELHILINNAGVMLCPYSKTADGFEMHLGVNHLGHFLLTFLLLERLKQSAPARIVNVSSLGHHGGRIRFHDLNGEKSYNRGLAYCHSKLANVLFTRELARRLQGTKVTANALHPGSVNTELVRHSFAMTWLWRIFSFFLKTPWEGAQTSVYCAVAEELESVTGQYFSDCRPAYVSSWGRDDETAKKLWNVSCELLGIQWD, from the exons atggcggcggcggcgatgAGCTGCTGGGGGGTCGCGCTGGGCGCCGCCGTCGGCTTcccgctgctcctgctggccGCGGCGCCCTGCATCAG GCGGTTCGTGGCGGGCGGGCGGTGCGAGTCTGCCGCCCGGCTGGACGGGAAGGTGGCGGTCATCACCGGGGCCAACACCGGCATCGGCAAGGAGACGGCCCGGGAGCTGGCGCGGAGAG GGGCGAGGGTGATCATCGCTTGCAGAGACACAGCGAAGGGAGAAGCTGCAGCCAGTGAAATCCGGGCTGAGACAGGGAACCCGCAGGTCGTTGTGAAAAAACTGGACTTGGCTGATACTAAGTCCATCCGGGAGTTTGCTGCCAGCTTTCTAGCAG aggagaaggagctCCATATCCTCATTAATAATGCTGGGGTAATGTTATGCCCTTACTCCAAGACAGCTGATGGCTTTGAGATGCACCTGGGAGTCAATCATCTTG GTCACTTTCTTTTAACCTTCCTGTTGCTGGAGCGTCTGAAGCAGTCGGCCCCGGCCCGCATAGTGAACGTGTCCTCACTGGGTCATCATGGAGGCCGAATCCGCTTCCATGACCTCAATGGTGAGAAGAGCTACAATCGTGGCCTCGCCTACTGTCACAGCAAGTTGGCCAACGTGCTTTTCACACGGGAGCTGGCGAGGAGGCTGCAAG GCACTAAAGTTACAGCAAATGCTCTCCACCCTGGCTCTGTCAATACTGAGCTGGTCCGGCACTCGTTTGCAATGACATGGCTGTGGAGGATATTCTCATTCTTCTTGAAGACTCCTTGGGAAGGAGCTCAGACCAGTGTGTACTGTGCAGTAGCAGAGGAGCTAGAATCTGTGACAGGACAGTATTTCAG TGATTGCCGGCCAGCATATGTATCTTCATGGGGTCGGGATGATGAGACAGCAAAGAAGCTTTGGAATGTGAGCTGTGAGCTCCTTGGCATCCAGTGGGACTGA